In Streptomyces dangxiongensis, one DNA window encodes the following:
- the adh gene encoding aldehyde dehydrogenase produces the protein MTRYAAPGTEGAIVSFQARYDHFIGGAYVPPSHGRYFENPSPVNGQPFTEIARGTAEDVERALDAAHAAAPGWGRTPVAERSDILLKIADRMEAYLEPLAVAESWENGKPVRETLAADIPLAIDHFRYFAGAIRAQEGSLGEIDDDTVAYHFHEPLGVVAQIIPWNFPILMATWKLAPALAAGNAVVLKPAEQTPASIHYWLSLVADLLPPGVLNIVNGFGVEAGKPLASSPRVAKIAFTGETTTGRLIMQYASENIRPVTLELGGKSPNIFFDDVWAHDDDFRDKALEGFTMFALNQGEVCTCPSRALVQRGHYAEFLEAAVERTGRITPGHPLDTETMIGAQASNDQLEKILSYLDIGRQEGAKVLTGGERVRYDGELAGGYYVQPTIFEGDNRMRIFQEEIFGPVVSVASFDDFDDAIKIANDTLYGLGAGVWTRDLNTAYRAGRAIQAGRVWTNCYHAYPAHAAFGGYKQSGIGRETHKMMLEHYQQTKNLLVSYSPKKLGFF, from the coding sequence ATGACTCGATACGCGGCGCCTGGCACCGAGGGTGCGATCGTCTCTTTCCAGGCACGGTACGACCACTTCATCGGCGGTGCCTATGTGCCGCCGTCGCATGGGCGGTACTTCGAGAATCCGTCGCCGGTCAACGGGCAGCCCTTCACCGAGATCGCGCGTGGTACCGCGGAGGACGTCGAGCGGGCTCTGGACGCGGCGCACGCGGCGGCACCCGGGTGGGGCCGTACGCCGGTGGCGGAGCGTTCCGACATCCTGTTGAAGATCGCCGACCGGATGGAGGCGTACCTGGAGCCGTTGGCGGTGGCCGAGAGCTGGGAGAACGGCAAGCCGGTGCGGGAGACGCTGGCCGCGGACATCCCGCTCGCGATCGACCACTTCCGCTACTTCGCCGGGGCGATCCGGGCGCAGGAGGGGTCGTTGGGCGAGATCGACGACGACACGGTGGCGTACCACTTCCACGAGCCGCTCGGGGTCGTCGCGCAGATCATCCCGTGGAACTTCCCCATCCTGATGGCGACGTGGAAACTCGCGCCGGCACTGGCGGCGGGGAACGCGGTCGTCCTCAAGCCGGCCGAGCAGACCCCGGCCTCCATCCACTACTGGCTGAGCCTGGTCGCGGACCTGTTGCCACCGGGCGTACTGAACATCGTCAACGGCTTCGGTGTGGAGGCGGGCAAGCCGCTGGCCTCGAGCCCGCGGGTGGCGAAGATCGCGTTCACCGGGGAGACCACGACCGGGCGGCTGATCATGCAGTACGCCTCCGAGAACATCAGGCCGGTCACCCTCGAACTCGGCGGGAAGTCGCCGAACATCTTCTTCGACGACGTGTGGGCGCACGACGACGACTTCAGGGACAAGGCACTCGAAGGCTTCACCATGTTCGCCCTGAACCAGGGCGAGGTCTGCACCTGCCCGTCCAGGGCCCTGGTCCAGCGCGGCCACTACGCGGAGTTCCTGGAGGCGGCGGTCGAGCGCACCGGGCGGATCACACCCGGGCACCCGCTCGACACCGAGACGATGATCGGCGCCCAGGCGTCCAACGACCAACTGGAGAAGATCCTCTCCTATCTGGACATCGGCCGGCAGGAGGGCGCGAAAGTCCTGACGGGCGGCGAGCGGGTGCGGTACGACGGCGAGTTGGCGGGCGGATACTACGTCCAGCCGACCATCTTCGAGGGCGACAACCGGATGCGGATCTTCCAGGAGGAGATCTTCGGCCCGGTCGTGTCGGTGGCCTCGTTCGACGACTTCGACGACGCGATCAAGATTGCCAACGACACGTTGTACGGCCTGGGGGCCGGCGTGTGGACCAGGGACCTCAACACCGCCTACCGCGCGGGCCGCGCGATCCAGGCGGGCCGGGTGTGGACCAACTGCTACCACGCCTACCCCGCGCACGCGGCCTTCGGCGGCTACAAGCAGTCCGGGATCGGCCGCGAGACACACAAGATGATGTTGGAGCACTACCAGCAGACCAAGAACCTGCTGGTCAGTTACTCACCCAAGAAGCTTGGGTTCTTCTAG
- a CDS encoding GAF domain-containing protein — MTDPWVALEPGADPAERVRALRRAHETFTSVGTVPRPVRPVVAESWRRSARAGVGPDGTAGVELTGGDLGAYRAEHPLARVMPLFRELMGTFAADGEHLLAVCDAHGRLLWVEGHPATRRRADAMNFVPGARWSESAVGTNAPGTAVAVDRPVQVFAAEHFIRRVQPWTCAAAPVHDPRTGRVLGAVDITGGDGLAHPHSLGFVQAVARAAEAQLTLLTPACPGETALLTALGRDEAGLVLDGRRIRLSRRHSEILVLLSRYPAGLSGDELLCALYADESVTPVTLRAELARLRRLLGLQILASRPYRLTAAVESDVTVVERRLEAGALTAAAEAYTGPLLPGSQAPAIVRLRERFAGALRAALIAHRDPDLLARWAHAPWGEDDVEVWRALAAVRPTAPVRARLAALETELTAPVVRASGRTRGATYLQRPPA, encoded by the coding sequence GTGACCGATCCGTGGGTGGCCCTGGAACCGGGGGCCGATCCCGCCGAGCGCGTCCGGGCGCTGCGCCGGGCGCACGAGACGTTCACCTCGGTGGGCACGGTGCCGCGTCCGGTGCGGCCGGTGGTGGCGGAGTCGTGGCGGCGCAGCGCACGGGCCGGCGTCGGGCCGGACGGCACCGCCGGTGTGGAGCTGACCGGCGGCGACCTCGGCGCGTACCGCGCGGAGCATCCCCTGGCCCGGGTGATGCCCCTGTTCCGGGAGCTGATGGGCACGTTCGCGGCCGACGGAGAGCATCTGCTGGCGGTGTGCGACGCGCACGGCCGACTGCTGTGGGTGGAGGGGCATCCGGCGACCCGGCGCCGGGCGGACGCGATGAACTTCGTGCCGGGGGCGCGGTGGTCGGAGAGCGCGGTCGGCACCAACGCGCCGGGCACCGCGGTGGCCGTCGACCGGCCGGTGCAGGTCTTCGCGGCGGAGCACTTCATCCGGCGGGTGCAGCCGTGGACGTGCGCGGCCGCTCCGGTGCACGATCCGCGCACCGGACGGGTTCTGGGCGCGGTGGACATCACCGGCGGGGACGGGCTCGCCCATCCCCACAGTCTCGGTTTCGTGCAGGCGGTGGCGCGGGCCGCCGAGGCACAGCTCACGCTGCTCACCCCGGCATGTCCCGGGGAGACAGCGCTGCTGACCGCCCTGGGGCGGGACGAGGCCGGACTCGTCCTGGACGGCCGGCGGATCAGGCTCAGCCGCCGGCACAGCGAGATACTCGTGCTGCTCTCCCGGTATCCGGCAGGGCTGAGCGGTGACGAGCTGCTGTGCGCGCTGTACGCGGACGAGTCGGTGACGCCGGTGACCCTGCGCGCCGAACTGGCGCGGCTGCGGCGGCTGTTGGGCCTACAGATACTCGCCTCGCGGCCGTACCGGCTGACGGCAGCGGTCGAGTCGGACGTCACCGTGGTCGAGCGGCGGCTGGAGGCGGGTGCGCTCACCGCGGCGGCGGAGGCGTATACCGGCCCCTTGCTGCCCGGCTCGCAGGCCCCGGCGATCGTCCGGCTGCGGGAGCGGTTCGCCGGCGCGCTGCGTGCGGCGCTGATCGCGCACCGCGACCCGGACCTGCTGGCGCGGTGGGCGCACGCGCCGTGGGGTGAGGACGACGTAGAGGTATGGCGGGCTCTCGCCGCGGTGCGCCCCACGGCCCCGGTGCGTGCCCGGCTCGCGGCGTTGGAGACCGAGCTGACGGCACCGGTCGTCCGGGCATCGGGGCGGACCCGCGGCGCAACGTACTTGCAACGTCCCCCTGCCTAG
- a CDS encoding N-acetylmuramoyl-L-alanine amidase, which produces MDRVRPRLSRRRLLKGAALAAVPYALLPDPLAGAQTAAVDYPPAEWQPATTSNYTLSGRPASYAIDRVIIHVTQETYNDTLAIFNDPQKQVSAHYLVRSVDGHVAQCVREADVAWHAGNWTYNTRSIGIEHEGWVDQPGYFTNALYAESAKLTAAICAKYGIPRDRQHIIGHYQVPGTDHTDPGPNWDWVRYIRMVNFA; this is translated from the coding sequence ATGGACCGAGTCAGACCCCGGCTCAGCCGGCGCCGGCTGCTGAAGGGCGCGGCACTCGCCGCCGTCCCCTACGCGCTGCTTCCCGACCCGCTCGCGGGTGCGCAGACCGCGGCGGTCGACTACCCGCCCGCAGAATGGCAGCCGGCCACCACTTCGAACTACACACTGTCCGGCCGCCCCGCCAGTTACGCCATCGACCGTGTGATCATCCACGTCACCCAGGAGACGTACAACGACACGCTGGCGATCTTCAATGATCCGCAGAAGCAGGTCTCCGCGCACTACCTGGTGCGCTCGGTGGACGGGCACGTCGCCCAGTGTGTGCGCGAGGCCGATGTCGCCTGGCACGCGGGCAACTGGACCTACAACACACGCAGCATCGGCATCGAGCACGAGGGCTGGGTGGACCAGCCCGGGTACTTCACCAACGCGCTCTACGCGGAATCGGCGAAGCTCACGGCGGCGATCTGCGCGAAGTACGGCATCCCCCGGGACAGGCAGCACATCATCGGCCACTACCAGGTGCCCGGCACCGACCACACCGACCCGGGGCCGAACTGGGACTGGGTGCGCTACATCAGAATGGTCAATTTCGCCTAG